The Nicotiana tabacum cultivar K326 chromosome 14, ASM71507v2, whole genome shotgun sequence genome contains a region encoding:
- the LOC142168838 gene encoding E3 ubiquitin-protein ligase MPSR1-like has protein sequence MLSYDMFYSVMQSNLNNWGEEFDRNYRHVVIRDMIGKVREIVDDESNKGCRILKVFVSLTLVIDHYSDERSLLEGLSTRFNGMVPARKSLIMELSERMEIDEDERINDDCVICFEEFGKDKKILCMPCSHMFYGECITTWL, from the coding sequence ATGTTGTCATATGACATGTTCTACAGTGTCATGCAATCAAATCTCAACAACTGGGGTGAGGAGTTTGATCGGAATTATCGCCACGTTGTCATCCGTGATATGATAGGCAAAGTACGTGAAATTGTTGATGATGAGTCTAACAAAGGTTGCCGAATCTTGAAGGTGTTCGTTTCTTTAACTTTAGTCATTGACCATTATTCTGATGAGAGGAGTTTGTTGGAAGGATTGTCAACGCGCTTCAATGGGATGGTACCTGCTCGTAAGTCATTAATCATGGAGCTGTCAGAGAGAATGGAGATCGATGAAGATGAACGTATAAATGATGATTGTGTCATCTGTTTTGAAGAGTTTGGGAAGGACAAGAAGATTTTGTGCATGCCTTGCTCTCACATGTTTTATGGCGAATGCATTACGACCTGGTTATAG